From the genome of Streptomyces sp. NBC_01116, one region includes:
- a CDS encoding CDP-glycerol glycerophosphotransferase family protein produces MKPPLPPLLSVVVPVHNVEAYLDDCLRSVADQTLEAIEVVMVDDGSTDGSARIAAEFAARDSRFRLVRQRNAGLSAARNTGVRHTTSTVPYLAFADSDDIVVHDAYERMTASLESTGSDLATGNVWRLTAQGRQQAWQYRWLTATRTRTHITRDPRLLADRVAWNKVFRRSFWDAHGFAFPVGKLYEDTPVMIPAHHLAGSVDVLHEHVYHWRVREGSITRRRTDVTGVRDRIAACEQVSAFLGGRDAGQRRAYDASCLRDDFGYFLDGLPLGGEAYRTAFLEGAGAFVDRAGPGALEGLPVELRVKWSLVRERRLDDLLEVLAFERANGAGTFAVEGLPGRRRAVYPGVRGASARLARTDIPAVARLLEARWGADGRLRLRGYAYLRNLPAASARQRLTVGMVRAERGHQVRPVPVRSVSAPEATVNSGQELHGYDHAGFEMVLDPDRLPATADGRGWLVGLVLAVPGTVRRVAVRAPDAGADQPLVHDLGDGRRAVLDYRGGRLRLTVTRLRARAEGHRTAGAQGAPLELTGRLLGGSGSRPTALVLTRESEEGSEERAGSEERSCPVEYAETAGDGGRGPDGVGFTVRVPLAGLAAAPPSPHRAPREVEAAGGARWRVRLLLADGARVPLPAAPDLPPPACADPAGNLVLDLSGPPYADRVEHTPEGALRVSGTYGPPAPGATAASGDRLVLRHETLHETVPVAVDFVEAGTGNIAEGGTGTTAKAAVNGASSTGVGSGGSAHRPPAPAPPHRFSALIAPPLPEGRWEIRLDGRPVRVLGSAAARLPRGGGADSALRPERRHGDRLSVVAGPESQAEAAGRSAYGRRLLRAAHYRDGRTRLPLRDTVLYAGGDSPRAVHAELVRRGTETEHLWVTGTAPGRTTHVPPAARAVPVHSAAWYEALARSRRIVTDEQLPGWFERRPGQTVVQTWHGTPLGRFGGSLTDTLYADHQYLATLPRRSAQWSVLVSPSRFATPWLRRSLGYEGEVLEAGSPANDVLFPPDRDKAAEEVRRALGVPEDHRVVLYAPTYRDHLAHPPAASADRTAPGPYRWDPALDPGALARALGPGHTVLVRRHPRVTGSVPAGPGVLDVSHHPGAAGLLLIADVLVTDYAGLMFDFALTGRPMLFHTYDLEHYRDTVRGFCLDFETRAPGPLLVTTDEVAQALRDTGSLTARHADAYESFRRDYCDLDDGGAAARVADRLLAETP; encoded by the coding sequence ATGAAGCCACCGCTGCCACCGCTCCTCAGCGTCGTCGTCCCCGTCCACAACGTCGAGGCCTACCTCGATGACTGCCTGCGGTCGGTGGCGGACCAGACCCTCGAAGCGATCGAGGTGGTCATGGTCGACGACGGTTCGACGGACGGCAGCGCCCGGATCGCGGCGGAGTTCGCCGCCCGGGACAGCCGCTTCCGGCTGGTGCGGCAGCGGAACGCGGGCCTGAGCGCCGCCCGCAACACCGGCGTCCGGCACACCACCTCCACCGTCCCCTACCTGGCGTTCGCCGACAGCGACGACATCGTCGTGCACGACGCGTACGAGCGGATGACGGCCTCGCTGGAGTCGACCGGCTCCGATCTGGCGACCGGAAACGTGTGGCGGCTGACCGCGCAGGGGCGGCAGCAGGCGTGGCAGTACCGCTGGCTGACGGCCACCCGCACCCGCACCCACATCACCCGGGACCCGCGCCTGCTGGCGGACCGGGTGGCGTGGAACAAGGTGTTCCGGCGCTCCTTCTGGGACGCGCACGGCTTCGCCTTCCCCGTGGGCAAGCTGTACGAGGACACCCCGGTGATGATCCCCGCGCACCATCTCGCCGGGTCCGTCGACGTCCTGCACGAGCACGTCTACCACTGGCGGGTGCGGGAGGGCTCGATCACCCGGCGGCGTACGGACGTCACGGGCGTACGGGACCGGATCGCCGCGTGCGAGCAGGTCAGCGCGTTCCTGGGGGGCCGGGACGCGGGACAGCGGCGGGCGTACGACGCGTCCTGCCTGCGGGACGACTTCGGGTACTTCCTGGACGGCCTGCCGTTGGGCGGCGAGGCCTACCGGACGGCGTTCCTGGAAGGCGCCGGGGCCTTCGTCGACCGGGCGGGGCCCGGGGCGCTGGAGGGACTGCCGGTGGAGCTGCGCGTCAAGTGGTCGCTGGTGCGGGAGCGGCGTCTGGACGACCTGCTGGAAGTCCTCGCCTTCGAACGGGCCAACGGGGCGGGCACGTTCGCGGTCGAGGGACTGCCGGGGCGGCGGCGGGCGGTCTACCCCGGCGTGCGCGGCGCGAGCGCCCGGCTCGCGCGCACGGACATCCCCGCCGTGGCGCGGTTGCTGGAGGCGCGCTGGGGCGCGGACGGGAGGCTGCGGCTGCGCGGGTACGCGTATCTGCGCAACCTGCCCGCCGCCTCCGCCCGGCAGCGGCTCACGGTGGGGATGGTCCGGGCGGAGCGCGGACATCAGGTGCGACCGGTGCCGGTGCGGTCCGTGTCCGCGCCCGAGGCGACGGTGAACTCCGGCCAGGAGCTGCACGGCTACGACCACGCGGGCTTCGAGATGGTCCTGGACCCGGACCGGCTGCCCGCGACGGCGGACGGCCGCGGCTGGCTCGTCGGCCTGGTCCTCGCCGTCCCCGGGACGGTACGCCGGGTGGCGGTGCGCGCCCCGGACGCGGGCGCGGACCAGCCGCTCGTCCACGACCTGGGCGACGGGCGGCGGGCGGTGCTCGACTACCGGGGCGGCCGGCTCCGGCTGACCGTGACGCGCCTGCGGGCACGGGCCGAGGGGCACCGGACCGCCGGGGCGCAGGGGGCCCCGCTGGAACTCACGGGCCGGCTCCTCGGCGGGAGCGGGAGCAGACCGACGGCGCTGGTGCTGACACGCGAGAGCGAAGAGGGGAGCGAGGAGCGCGCGGGGAGCGAGGAGCGCTCCTGTCCGGTGGAGTACGCGGAGACCGCCGGCGACGGGGGGCGCGGGCCGGACGGGGTCGGGTTCACGGTGCGGGTGCCGCTCGCCGGTCTCGCCGCCGCCCCGCCCTCCCCGCACCGGGCCCCCCGCGAGGTCGAGGCGGCGGGCGGGGCGCGCTGGCGGGTCCGGCTGCTGCTCGCCGACGGCGCCCGCGTCCCGCTGCCCGCCGCCCCGGACCTGCCGCCGCCCGCGTGCGCGGACCCGGCGGGCAACCTGGTGCTGGACCTGTCGGGGCCGCCGTACGCGGACCGGGTGGAGCACACGCCGGAGGGAGCCCTGCGCGTCTCGGGGACGTACGGTCCGCCCGCTCCGGGGGCGACGGCCGCGTCCGGGGACCGACTCGTCCTGCGCCACGAGACGCTGCACGAGACGGTTCCGGTCGCGGTCGACTTCGTGGAAGCCGGTACCGGGAACATCGCGGAAGGCGGTACGGGGACCACCGCGAAGGCCGCCGTGAACGGGGCTTCGAGCACGGGCGTGGGCTCGGGCGGGAGCGCACACCGGCCCCCCGCCCCCGCGCCGCCGCACCGCTTCTCCGCGCTGATCGCCCCGCCGCTCCCGGAAGGCCGCTGGGAGATCCGCCTGGACGGCCGCCCCGTACGCGTCCTCGGCTCCGCCGCCGCGCGGCTCCCCCGCGGCGGCGGAGCCGACAGCGCCCTGCGTCCGGAGCGGCGGCACGGCGACCGGCTGTCCGTCGTCGCGGGGCCGGAGTCGCAGGCGGAGGCCGCCGGGCGGAGCGCGTACGGCAGGCGACTCCTGCGCGCCGCGCACTACCGCGACGGGCGCACGCGCCTCCCGCTCCGCGACACCGTGCTCTACGCGGGCGGCGACTCCCCGCGCGCCGTACACGCCGAGCTCGTGCGCCGGGGCACGGAGACCGAGCACCTGTGGGTCACCGGTACCGCCCCCGGCCGCACCACCCACGTCCCGCCCGCCGCGCGGGCCGTCCCCGTGCACAGCGCCGCCTGGTACGAGGCGCTGGCCCGGTCCCGCCGGATCGTCACGGACGAGCAGCTGCCCGGGTGGTTCGAGCGGCGGCCGGGCCAGACGGTCGTCCAGACCTGGCACGGGACCCCGCTCGGCCGGTTCGGCGGCAGCCTGACGGACACCCTCTACGCCGACCACCAGTACCTCGCCACCCTGCCGCGGCGGTCGGCCCAGTGGTCGGTGCTGGTCTCCCCGAGCCGCTTCGCCACCCCGTGGCTGCGCCGGTCGCTGGGGTACGAGGGCGAGGTGCTGGAGGCCGGGTCGCCCGCCAACGACGTGCTGTTCCCGCCCGACCGGGACAAGGCCGCCGAGGAGGTCCGGCGCGCGCTGGGCGTCCCGGAGGACCACCGCGTCGTGCTGTACGCCCCGACCTACCGCGACCACCTGGCCCATCCCCCGGCGGCGTCCGCCGACCGCACGGCCCCCGGCCCGTACCGCTGGGACCCGGCACTCGACCCGGGAGCCCTGGCCCGGGCCCTCGGCCCCGGCCACACGGTGCTGGTGCGCCGCCACCCCCGGGTCACGGGCAGCGTCCCGGCCGGGCCCGGCGTGCTCGACGTCTCGCACCACCCGGGGGCCGCGGGGCTGCTCCTGATCGCCGACGTCCTGGTGACGGACTACGCGGGGCTGATGTTCGACTTCGCGCTGACGGGCCGCCCGATGCTCTTCCACACGTACGACCTGGAGCACTACCGCGACACCGTGCGCGGCTTCTGCCTGGACTTCGAGACCCGGGCGCCGGGGCCGCTGCTGGTCACGACGGACGAGGTGGCGCAGGCGCTGCGCGACACCGGGTCGCTGACGGCCCGGCACGCCGACGCGTACGAGAGCTTCCGCCGCGACTACTGCGATCTGGACGACGGCGGCGCGGCGGCCCGGGTCGCGGACCGGCTGCTGGCGGAGACGCCCTGA
- a CDS encoding TetR/AcrR family transcriptional regulator: MTTERGTRRRAPAGAAVLREDVTDAIRAAVFEELAAVGFARMSIEGIARRAGVGKTAVYRRWKSKLALVLDLVAAVAAQGMPAPATGSLYGDVRAVLELAAYALRHPVASQVIPDLLVEAARNPDISEAIKAALLDQQQGVAAVVVREAVARGELPEGSDPDRALDLIVGPLYWRLVVVRGELPKGYLDDLAASAVAALQHV; the protein is encoded by the coding sequence ATGACCACCGAACGGGGAACCCGCCGCCGCGCCCCAGCGGGCGCCGCCGTCCTGCGTGAGGACGTGACGGACGCCATCCGCGCCGCCGTCTTCGAGGAACTCGCCGCGGTGGGGTTCGCCCGGATGTCCATCGAGGGCATCGCCCGGCGCGCGGGCGTCGGCAAGACCGCCGTCTACCGTCGCTGGAAGTCCAAGCTGGCGCTCGTCCTCGACCTGGTCGCGGCCGTCGCCGCCCAGGGGATGCCCGCCCCGGCCACCGGTTCGCTGTACGGGGACGTGCGCGCCGTCCTGGAACTGGCCGCGTACGCCCTGCGCCACCCGGTCGCCTCCCAGGTCATCCCGGACCTGCTGGTCGAGGCGGCCCGGAATCCGGACATCTCCGAGGCGATCAAGGCCGCGCTCCTGGACCAGCAGCAGGGCGTCGCCGCCGTGGTGGTGAGGGAGGCGGTGGCCCGGGGGGAGCTGCCCGAGGGCAGCGATCCGGACCGGGCGCTCGACCTGATCGTCGGGCCGTTGTACTGGCGGCTCGTCGTGGTCCGCGGCGAACTGCCGAAGGGCTACCTGGACGATCTGGCCGCCTCGGCGGTCGCGGCCCTCCAGCACGTCTGA